Within Mongoliitalea daihaiensis, the genomic segment CCCCTTCTGCAATTGCCTTACATTTTTATCCACTACAGCTCTCAACATGGTGTTCCAACGATCTTTAGCCTTCTCTTCCGAGAATACATCTGGACCTGGAATACCTACGCGCATACCTAAGGTTCTTTCTGCTGTTTTGCCTGTACCCGAGATATTTAGATAAATATCTACTGCATTGATAACAGGTGTAAATCTCAATAATTTATCAATTGACTTTCTGATTTGTTCTTGTAGCCCCGCTGGCACATCTATTTGTGGCGCTTGTACATCTACCTTAATTCCTCGGTAATTTTCTGTGTAATTCATCTCGTAAAAGGATTTATTATGTGAATCAAAATTATAAATAGTATTTAACAAAATATATGACAAAGATCATATAAGGACGTATTTCTCATACTCAGGTTTCCAAATTTGATAAATAAGCCTCCACTAAAGACCAATAGAGAAAAAGAAATCTCTTCAGTAAGCGAAGGCTCTTTTTCTCTATCTATCAACATGAATATGAGAGGTTATATTACTTCACCTCCTTCATGCTGTTTTCAATCAATAATTTTAAGTGGTCCTTATGAGCTTTGGAAGAAAGATCTCCACCTGCATTCGACACTTTCGCTTTGATATAATTCAAATTATACAAAGCAGAAGATCTTGCTAAGTGATTGTAGCGAGCACTTCCCGAACCGGCAACCATACCTTTCAGGGTGTTTACATATTCTACTTGAAGATTTTGTCTGAAAGAGTTGACATTTCCACTGATATCAGCATCAAAGATGGCTTTTGTCAAATCATTCATATAGGTCGCCAAGTTGTACTTATTGCCATACAATTCAGAATCCACCATTCTTTGTAAGGTGTTGGGGTGGGTCAAGTGTGCCAACACACTTCTTTGGGCTCCTAATACTTGCAGATGGATTTTTGGATCTTCTGGACCAGAAAAGAAGTCAAAACCTCTCCGCTGTCTAGCCAAGTAGTTGATCAAATCATTGGGAATGTCAAAGGCATTGGGAGCAAACATGTATTTATTCAAGGCGTTCAACGCTCTTTTTTGATCCTGTAAGCTTACAGGAGTGTAAGGCTGTGTAGCGCCTTCCTGACCTGCCATGGCTCTATCCACATATACACCGGCAATAAAACGTGACATCACACCACCTGCTGTCGCATACTGATTCATCAAGATACCGTATGCCTGTACCAATTCTTGATACGACTGCCCATCTTTAGTGTACTTTTCTTTAATTTCCCCCATCAACTTCTTAGAGGTTTCCATCATATGGATAGAATATCCAATTTGATCGTTGGAAAGGTCGCCAATCATCACCCGAGGGTCAATCGCTTTCCCTGGAGCTCGCATATCATCCGCATCGTTACCAAAAGTCAATTCTGGACGGGTAGACTTAGCTAAGATAGCGTCCATTTCCTGTTGGGTTTTGACAGGAGTGTACCCAAACTCGATCGCCCATACATCGTAAGGACCTACAGTGGTACTGAAGTAATGGCCCTGCTTGGATTTATCTGGCGCTAAGTTGATCGCCATATAATCCATCACAGAACCTGCCAATGCTTTCCCTTGGATAAAATCCTTATCTGCCAATTGCGCAGGTGAAAATAGCTGGGAGGCTTTCATGTTATGGTTCAAGCCTAAGGTATGACCCA encodes:
- a CDS encoding HPF/RaiA family ribosome-associated protein, with the protein product MNYTENYRGIKVDVQAPQIDVPAGLQEQIRKSIDKLLRFTPVINAVDIYLNISGTGKTAERTLGMRVGIPGPDVFSEEKAKDRWNTMLRAVVDKNVRQLQKGK